In Zingiber officinale cultivar Zhangliang chromosome 1A, Zo_v1.1, whole genome shotgun sequence, a genomic segment contains:
- the LOC121997305 gene encoding RNA demethylase ALKBH9B-like translates to MVKRKKDFQKMEKVHGQLVNILEGLGLHARVFSPRQAETDRGLHLCLLEERAERTNVFGAEEMDARSSSDNNSIRLLLQLRSATISDLHDKHGNPPGIICDEQVDPIPPLLNIFGCFAQIKFKLQIFCLMIENKL, encoded by the exons atggtgaagaggaagaaggatttTCAGAAGATGGAGAAGGTTCACGGTCAGCTGGTCAATATTCTCGAGGGGCTCGGGCTCCACGCCAGAGTTTTCAGCCCCCGCCAAGCAGAAACAGATCGTGGATTGCATCTATGCCTTCTAGAAGAAAGGGCGGAACG AACGAACGTATTCGGAGCCGAGGAAATGGATGCGCGGTCAAGTTCGGATAACAATTCAATTCGGTTGCTGCTACAATTACGCAGTG CAACCATTTCTGATTTACATGATAAGCATGGCAACCCACCAGGCATAATTTGCGACGAACAAGTCGATCCCATTCCCCCTTTGCTGAATATCTTTGGATGTTTCGCCCAGATCAAATTCAAGCTTCAAATTTTCTGTTTGATGATTGAAAATAAGCTCTAA
- the LOC121997314 gene encoding eukaryotic translation initiation factor 1A-like produces the protein MPTPKRTLASSNFSVASLDGSKHLCHIRGKMHKKVWIAAGDIILIDLRDYQDDKADIIFKYMPDEARLLKAYGELPENIRLNEGIGGLDEEDEGGADDYIEFEDEDIDKI, from the coding sequence ATGCCAACGCCCAAAAGAACCCTAGCCTCTTCCAACTTCAGCGTCGCCTCCCTCGACGGATCGAAGCACCTTTGCCACATCCGCGGCAAGATGCACAAGAAGGTCTGGATCGCTGCCGGGGACATCATTCTCATCGACCTCCGTGACTACCAGGACGACAAGGCGGACATCATCTTCAAGTATATGCCTGACGAGGCCCGTCTCCTTAAGGCCTACGGTGAGCTCCCTGAGAACATCCGCCTCAACGAGGGCATCGGAGGGCTCGACGAGGAGGACGAGGGCGGTGCCGATGACTACATCGAGTTCGAGGATGAAGATATCGACAAGATCTAA